The Antarcticibacterium sp. 1MA-6-2 genome has a window encoding:
- a CDS encoding Wzz/FepE/Etk N-terminal domain-containing protein, producing the protein MSQQQYTPNRPQEEEIDLREEFQKYSRYWPAFVGSVVLCLLLAFLYLRYSTPIYQTTATIIIKDEKNGGAMSELAAFESLGLLSGMGTNSLENEMGILRSKQLMNQVVKGLQLNTQYFVDGNVRTSEVYQEKPVEVQLLVLDEEKLKQSYRFQIHENEESGIKLVNEET; encoded by the coding sequence ATGTCACAACAACAATACACCCCGAACCGACCACAGGAAGAAGAAATTGATCTTCGGGAGGAATTTCAAAAATATTCCCGTTACTGGCCTGCTTTTGTAGGCAGTGTCGTCCTGTGTCTTTTACTGGCCTTTCTTTATTTAAGGTACTCTACTCCCATTTATCAGACTACTGCAACAATAATAATCAAAGACGAAAAGAACGGCGGAGCGATGTCTGAACTCGCTGCTTTTGAAAGCCTTGGACTCCTTAGCGGAATGGGAACAAACAGCCTGGAGAACGAAATGGGGATCCTGAGATCTAAACAGCTGATGAACCAGGTAGTGAAAGGGCTTCAGCTTAATACTCAGTACTTTGTAGATGGAAATGTGAGGACCTCTGAAGTTTATCAGGAGAAACCTGTAGAGGTACAGCTATTGGTGCTTGATGAAGAAAAACTTAAGCAGTCCTATAGATTTCAGATCCATGAAAATGAAGAAAGTGGTATCAAACTTGTAAATGAGGAGACTTAG
- a CDS encoding GumC family protein: MRRLSAEIKAKYGKPVDLDFGTVVLNRNPEAVPEYYFPVTVVFSSVDNVSAAYRQKMQLNLTDKNSSLIELNLQDPVKEKAQDILDQLILEYNRQAIEDKNLVARNTAEFIEDRLDIITRELDSVETGKEQFKETNRLTDIQAESQMFIENVSDYNKQQQEVATQLELSNAMIEYITSGTGSDLLPANLGISETGVNSLISEYNNLVLERDRILSGSTERNPVVVRLNNSIDQIKENVLASLRRMKSNLLIAKEDLDQQAAIIGGRIATVPGKEKQFRGIERQQNIKEALYLFLLQKREETSLSLAVTAPKAKIVDSAYSLNEPVSPKSKIILLAALILGFIIPFLIIYLKNLFNNKVESQKDMQAVAKIIPIVGEIPKVSKKEEEIISKNDRSVISEAFRILHTNLQYLLVNSTNTDSGNVLFVTSSVKGEGKTFVAFNLALTLANAGKKVLIMGADLRNPQLQRYESDARNNKGISDYLVNKEIVLESLIKESSLHSNLNLLASGSIPPNPSELWRQNRADELFANLRSEYDYIVVDTALSDAGNRYLPYQQVC, encoded by the coding sequence ATGAGGAGACTTAGTGCTGAAATTAAAGCTAAATATGGTAAGCCCGTAGATCTCGATTTTGGTACTGTAGTTTTAAACAGAAACCCTGAAGCCGTCCCGGAATATTATTTTCCTGTGACGGTAGTTTTCTCTTCTGTAGATAATGTCTCAGCGGCTTACAGACAAAAAATGCAGTTGAACTTAACCGATAAAAATTCCAGCTTAATAGAATTAAACCTGCAGGATCCCGTAAAGGAAAAAGCACAGGATATTCTCGATCAACTTATTCTGGAATACAATCGCCAGGCAATTGAAGACAAAAACTTAGTAGCCCGTAATACAGCTGAATTTATTGAAGATAGACTGGACATTATTACCCGGGAACTGGACTCAGTAGAAACCGGAAAAGAGCAATTTAAAGAAACTAACCGTCTCACTGATATCCAGGCAGAGTCCCAAATGTTCATTGAAAATGTGAGCGACTACAACAAGCAGCAGCAGGAAGTGGCTACCCAGCTGGAGCTTAGTAACGCTATGATCGAATATATCACCTCGGGAACAGGATCTGACCTTTTACCTGCGAACCTGGGGATTTCTGAAACCGGAGTAAATTCCCTTATTTCAGAATACAACAATTTAGTACTGGAACGTGACAGGATCCTTAGCGGATCTACAGAGCGCAACCCGGTAGTCGTGAGATTGAACAACAGTATAGACCAAATCAAGGAAAATGTTCTTGCCAGCTTACGCAGGATGAAGTCTAACCTGTTGATTGCAAAGGAAGATCTGGACCAACAGGCTGCGATAATAGGCGGACGTATAGCTACCGTTCCCGGGAAAGAAAAACAGTTTCGTGGTATTGAGCGGCAGCAGAATATAAAAGAAGCACTTTATCTTTTTTTATTGCAGAAAAGAGAAGAAACAAGTTTGTCCTTGGCTGTTACTGCGCCTAAAGCAAAGATCGTAGACAGTGCATACAGCTTAAATGAACCTGTTTCCCCAAAATCAAAGATCATACTTTTAGCAGCACTTATTCTTGGTTTTATTATTCCTTTCCTGATTATTTATCTGAAGAACCTGTTTAACAATAAGGTTGAGAGCCAGAAAGATATGCAGGCTGTGGCGAAGATCATTCCAATAGTAGGGGAGATCCCCAAAGTGAGCAAGAAGGAAGAGGAGATTATTTCGAAAAACGACCGATCTGTGATCTCTGAAGCTTTCAGGATCTTACATACAAACCTCCAATACCTGTTGGTTAATTCCACAAATACCGATAGCGGCAATGTGCTCTTTGTAACTTCCAGTGTAAAAGGAGAGGGGAAAACTTTTGTTGCTTTTAACCTTGCACTAACTCTTGCAAACGCCGGAAAGAAGGTGCTGATCATGGGAGCAGACCTTAGAAATCCACAGTTACAAAGGTATGAGTCTGATGCCAGGAACAACAAAGGGATAAGTGATTACCTGGTGAACAAAGAAATAGTACTGGAATCATTGATCAAAGAATCATCCTTACATTCTAATTTAAATTTACTTGCTTCAGGAAGTATTCCTCCCAACCCATCAGAACTCTGGAGACAGAATCGTGCCGATGAGCTGTTTGCCAATTTACGATCAGAGTATGACTATATAGTAGTAGATACTGCACTTAGTGATGCTGGTAACAGATACCTTCCTTATCAACAAGTTTGCTGA
- a CDS encoding MraY family glycosyltransferase: protein MNILDQETIVELFRTYNLLFIGGLFLIAFCLTYYLIPKVLWVSKEKNLMAQVNDRSSHSTATPSFGGVAFYVTLILLLTTLQTLRLTYVGNHLIAAITILFMVGIKDDLVISTARVKLFGQLAAICFLIFSPEMQLSNLHGFWGIYEIPVLMGYAINAVIAIALINAYNLIDGIDGLASMVGIVIAGVYAGIFYTTGNSYFVLVSTGLVGILTAFMRFNFSRGRKKIFMGDSGSLVIGLILAFLTIKVLVMAPQTQILTDGHIPANRLLLIASVLFIPAFDTLRVIVIRLLDKRSPFSADRNHAHHILLDLGMTHFRASFSLAMYNLLVISSYFYLSTKLSNLWLTFVVVFMYSLTFLVVTRLKIITDREAKPTHTTVPRMEGIKIERVEKVKKELVEAS, encoded by the coding sequence ATGAACATCCTTGATCAGGAAACAATTGTAGAATTGTTTCGGACTTACAATTTACTATTTATAGGAGGCCTGTTCTTAATTGCTTTTTGCCTTACCTACTATTTAATCCCAAAAGTTCTTTGGGTGAGTAAGGAGAAGAATTTAATGGCACAGGTAAATGACCGCAGTTCGCATTCAACGGCTACCCCTTCGTTTGGGGGAGTGGCTTTTTATGTAACGCTCATCCTGCTACTTACCACGCTGCAAACGCTACGTTTGACCTATGTAGGAAACCATCTTATAGCTGCAATTACTATTTTATTTATGGTTGGGATCAAGGATGACCTTGTTATCTCTACGGCCAGGGTAAAACTCTTTGGACAATTGGCGGCTATTTGCTTTCTAATATTTTCTCCTGAAATGCAACTGTCAAATTTGCATGGGTTTTGGGGCATCTATGAGATACCTGTGTTAATGGGTTATGCCATTAATGCTGTTATTGCAATTGCTCTTATCAACGCCTATAATCTTATTGACGGGATTGACGGCCTCGCCTCTATGGTTGGGATCGTAATTGCGGGAGTATATGCGGGAATTTTTTATACGACCGGGAATTCTTATTTTGTACTGGTAAGCACAGGCCTGGTGGGAATACTTACAGCCTTTATGAGGTTTAACTTCTCGCGTGGCAGGAAAAAGATCTTTATGGGAGATTCCGGTTCGCTGGTTATAGGTTTGATCCTTGCTTTTCTCACAATTAAAGTGTTAGTAATGGCACCGCAAACTCAAATTTTAACTGATGGACATATTCCGGCCAACAGGTTACTTCTTATTGCAAGTGTACTGTTTATACCTGCTTTTGATACCCTGAGGGTGATTGTTATAAGGTTACTGGATAAAAGAAGTCCCTTCTCTGCAGATCGTAATCACGCTCACCATATTTTACTGGATTTAGGTATGACTCACTTCCGTGCCAGCTTTAGCCTTGCTATGTATAACCTGCTGGTAATAAGCTCTTATTTTTATCTGTCGACAAAACTCAGCAACCTATGGCTCACTTTTGTAGTGGTATTTATGTACTCCCTTACCTTTTTGGTGGTTACAAGGTTAAAAATCATAACCGACAGAGAAGCCAAACCTACTCACACTACAGTGCCAAGAATGGAGGGGATCAAGATTGAGAGGGTAGAGAAAGTCAAGAAAGAATTAGTGGAAGCATCGTAA
- a CDS encoding YceI family protein has protein sequence MDKIVSIVFIAFMGAAVSAQTTWKPDKAHSQVSFAITHLGISEIEGSFDSFEATINATKEDFSDADYDVEIDASSINTGVGRRDDHLRNPDFFNVENNPKITFKGKATEKISDGKYKVSGDLTMNGVTKPVTLEIWHRGTIENQKGEKVAGLKITGKVNRSNFNLGPKFPEAVLSDEVLLEADGEFKKQ, from the coding sequence ATGGACAAAATTGTTTCTATTGTATTTATTGCTTTTATGGGTGCTGCTGTTTCGGCTCAGACCACTTGGAAGCCGGACAAAGCTCACTCCCAGGTTAGCTTCGCAATCACCCACCTGGGAATTTCAGAAATTGAAGGTTCCTTTGACTCCTTTGAAGCAACTATTAATGCTACCAAAGAAGATTTTAGTGATGCTGATTATGACGTAGAAATAGACGCTTCATCTATTAATACCGGAGTAGGCCGGAGAGATGATCATTTGCGCAATCCAGATTTCTTTAACGTGGAAAACAACCCAAAGATCACTTTCAAGGGAAAGGCTACTGAAAAAATTTCTGACGGAAAATATAAAGTCAGCGGTGACCTCACTATGAATGGAGTTACAAAACCTGTGACTCTGGAGATCTGGCATAGGGGAACTATTGAAAATCAAAAAGGAGAAAAAGTTGCCGGACTAAAGATCACCGGAAAAGTAAACCGCTCTAATTTTAATTTAGGCCCTAAGTTTCCGGAAGCAGTTTTAAGTGACGAGGTTCTGTTAGAAGCTGATGGGGAATTTAAGAAGCAGTAG
- a CDS encoding YjbH domain-containing protein, with amino-acid sequence MRKHWISFCLACFCCAVQAQDIEKKLFEAGFENVQVKQEKDTTKVYFEHREFRSPFHSMRYANLLLQEEQKELIFVPLHHSRPIGNYTADTFEFSALSKEDRRFFRDEISGYRFHFRIHPDLSARFGYYSSPFQVKFNVVLDSRIYLAPGLSVQTGISIPVENSLDAQDMKPRLAPSMLHYFIQPVNSHFVALSVGTFYYDTYGIDFQYRYAPLDGQWSFGLEAGYTGFYWLNADGFYSEDLEDLHLVTDVEFRPNFQNLSFKLSGGQFMFGDRGIRADMIKQFGTVDVGLHGGWSDLGTTAGFQIAFPLFPGKIYRNRHLEIRTTEEFRWEYNYNNEEPVTRSYRIGMPRISDVLRQYNSNLMKNLD; translated from the coding sequence ATGAGAAAACACTGGATTAGCTTTTGCCTTGCCTGTTTTTGTTGCGCAGTGCAGGCACAGGACATCGAAAAAAAGCTTTTTGAAGCTGGATTTGAAAATGTACAGGTAAAGCAGGAAAAAGACACCACCAAAGTTTATTTTGAACATCGGGAATTTCGAAGCCCATTTCACAGTATGCGGTATGCTAACCTGCTACTGCAGGAAGAGCAAAAAGAACTAATATTCGTTCCCCTGCATCACAGCAGGCCGATAGGAAATTATACGGCCGATACTTTTGAATTTAGTGCACTGAGTAAAGAAGACAGGAGGTTCTTCAGGGATGAAATTAGCGGTTACAGGTTTCATTTCCGGATTCATCCCGATCTTTCCGCCAGGTTTGGATATTACAGCTCTCCTTTCCAGGTAAAATTTAATGTAGTGCTGGACAGCAGGATCTATCTTGCCCCGGGGCTGAGTGTACAAACCGGGATTAGCATTCCGGTAGAGAATTCCCTGGATGCACAGGATATGAAGCCACGGCTTGCTCCCAGTATGTTGCACTATTTTATACAGCCTGTGAACAGCCATTTCGTGGCTTTAAGTGTGGGAACTTTTTATTATGACACCTACGGAATAGATTTCCAGTACAGGTATGCTCCCTTAGATGGTCAATGGAGTTTTGGATTGGAGGCAGGTTATACAGGATTCTACTGGCTGAATGCTGATGGATTTTATTCCGAAGACCTGGAAGATCTTCACTTGGTTACCGATGTGGAGTTCCGGCCCAATTTTCAAAATTTAAGTTTTAAACTGAGCGGCGGTCAATTTATGTTTGGCGACAGGGGGATTAGAGCAGATATGATAAAGCAGTTTGGAACTGTGGATGTAGGACTTCACGGAGGCTGGAGCGATTTAGGAACGACAGCAGGTTTTCAAATTGCCTTTCCACTGTTCCCCGGAAAGATTTACAGAAATCGACACCTGGAGATAAGAACAACTGAAGAATTTCGCTGGGAATACAATTATAATAACGAAGAACCCGTTACAAGAAGTTACAGGATTGGAATGCCGAGAATTTCAGATGTGCTTAGGCAGTATAATTCAAATTTGATGAAAAACCTTGATTAG
- a CDS encoding RNA polymerase sigma factor: MSGDRMLSEDLTQEVFYKVLKYRNSYNDGKFISWMFTIARNSLATHFRRNQDHVLLKISHYENLPEEEDGEKEDYSQLQKALDLLNPEDKELLVLHKLQNISHQEIAEIVGSTPGAVKTKTSRALKKLKEIYFKTVGNEA, encoded by the coding sequence ATGTCTGGTGACAGGATGTTGAGTGAAGATCTAACTCAGGAGGTGTTCTACAAAGTTTTGAAGTATAGAAACTCTTATAATGACGGCAAATTTATTTCATGGATGTTTACCATCGCCAGAAATAGTCTCGCCACTCATTTCAGAAGAAATCAGGACCATGTATTGCTAAAGATTTCTCATTACGAAAATCTGCCTGAGGAAGAGGATGGGGAAAAGGAAGATTACAGTCAGCTCCAAAAAGCACTTGATCTACTGAATCCTGAAGATAAAGAACTACTCGTCCTTCATAAGCTTCAAAATATAAGTCACCAGGAGATAGCTGAAATTGTGGGAAGTACTCCCGGCGCGGTGAAAACAAAAACCAGCCGGGCACTAAAAAAACTGAAAGAAATTTATTTTAAAACAGTAGGAAATGAAGCCTGA
- a CDS encoding outer membrane protein transport protein, with protein sequence MIKRFIVIVALLSTVLTAAQEGNSSPYSYYGIGLTKFRGTVENQSMGGLTVFSDSIHLNLRNPASYGKLKLTTYSVGGSLTSTNLKSEDNSGSARNVSFDYLAIGIPTGKLNFGFGLIPYTSVGYRILEESENASNRYTGRGGMNKVYLTTAYSFTPGLSVGVDLNYNFGNVQNKFTALQRGVQYGTRVINRTDLRGFNLDLGVDYQTNISNKLRLYTAATYTPEMDITTERMRNTATVVTNSQGGEAIAAESNLSFPETSVGLPSQYTMGLGVGRPNHWFVGGEYTNLQASNFDLDTGLNNLNYFYGDAAQYRLGGFYVPEYTSLTSYINRIVYRAGLRYEETGLNVNNEGINEFGISFGLGLPVGANFSNANIGFEYGQRGTTNSGLIKENFFKLSLSLSLNDRWFVQSRFD encoded by the coding sequence ATGATTAAACGATTTATAGTAATCGTGGCCTTATTATCTACAGTGCTTACGGCTGCGCAAGAGGGAAATTCCTCACCATATTCTTACTACGGTATTGGTCTAACAAAATTTAGGGGAACAGTAGAAAATCAATCAATGGGAGGTCTCACTGTATTTTCTGACAGTATCCACCTCAACCTGCGAAATCCTGCTTCTTACGGTAAACTTAAATTGACTACTTACAGTGTGGGAGGTAGCCTTACAAGTACCAATCTTAAGAGTGAAGACAACAGCGGCAGCGCAAGAAATGTTTCGTTTGACTACCTTGCTATAGGTATTCCTACAGGAAAATTAAACTTCGGGTTTGGTCTTATTCCATACACTTCCGTGGGATACCGGATCTTGGAAGAAAGTGAAAATGCTTCAAATCGGTATACAGGAAGAGGAGGAATGAATAAGGTTTATCTTACTACAGCCTATTCTTTCACTCCGGGACTTAGTGTTGGGGTAGATCTAAATTATAACTTCGGAAATGTTCAGAATAAATTTACTGCTCTTCAAAGGGGAGTTCAGTATGGTACCCGTGTTATTAACAGAACAGATTTACGGGGGTTTAATCTGGACCTGGGAGTAGATTATCAAACAAATATTTCTAATAAGTTGAGACTTTATACGGCAGCAACTTATACTCCCGAAATGGATATTACCACAGAGCGAATGAGGAATACTGCTACAGTTGTTACTAATTCCCAGGGCGGGGAAGCAATTGCGGCGGAATCTAATCTCTCATTTCCCGAAACTTCTGTGGGCTTACCTTCACAATATACCATGGGATTAGGTGTAGGAAGACCAAACCATTGGTTTGTAGGAGGAGAATACACAAATTTACAAGCGTCTAATTTTGATCTTGATACGGGATTAAACAACCTGAATTATTTCTATGGAGATGCTGCTCAATATAGATTAGGAGGATTTTATGTACCTGAATATACGTCGCTTACAAGTTATATAAATCGTATTGTTTACAGGGCCGGACTAAGGTATGAGGAGACGGGGTTAAATGTGAATAACGAGGGCATAAACGAGTTTGGCATATCTTTTGGATTAGGATTACCTGTAGGAGCAAATTTTTCTAATGCTAACATCGGATTTGAGTATGGACAGCGCGGTACCACAAATTCCGGTTTAATAAAAGAAAACTTTTTTAAGCTATCTTTGAGTCTGTCTCTAAATGATAGATGGTTCGTACAAAGTAGATTTGATTAA
- a CDS encoding capsule assembly Wzi family protein: protein MYFTLGKKQKKELYRGLSASNRSILWSLNTQPLPGVQIGTNGPLFPFDPDNETGFGFEGSYNEYLMGTDRYVKYASLHHKNFLFVYRTQSEWQFKAGLQHFVQWGGNSPQWGPQPSSARDYLRLITGQSGRENATVNDQLNTLGNHLGGYEFNVRKGFRDFSIELLYQHLFEDLSGQLLGNTPDGRYGIYFETNDTKNFINSVIYEFYYTKHQSQTTTGCA, encoded by the coding sequence TTGTATTTTACACTTGGGAAAAAGCAAAAGAAAGAACTATACCGGGGGCTGAGCGCATCCAACAGGAGTATCCTCTGGTCTCTTAATACACAACCTTTACCGGGAGTACAAATTGGTACAAATGGCCCACTGTTTCCTTTTGATCCGGACAATGAAACGGGATTTGGATTTGAAGGTTCTTACAACGAATACCTGATGGGGACTGACAGGTATGTGAAATATGCCAGCCTTCATCACAAAAATTTTCTGTTTGTATACAGGACTCAAAGTGAGTGGCAATTCAAGGCGGGACTTCAGCATTTTGTACAATGGGGCGGGAATTCTCCGCAGTGGGGACCGCAGCCGTCCTCTGCCAGGGATTACCTCAGGCTTATTACTGGCCAAAGCGGAAGAGAAAACGCCACGGTGAATGATCAGCTAAATACTCTTGGGAACCACCTGGGCGGCTATGAATTTAACGTGCGGAAGGGGTTTAGGGATTTCAGTATAGAATTGCTTTATCAGCACTTATTTGAAGACTTATCGGGGCAGTTGCTGGGAAATACTCCTGATGGACGCTATGGGATCTACTTTGAAACGAATGATACGAAAAACTTCATTAACTCTGTCATTTATGAATTTTATTATACAAAGCACCAGAGCCAGACCACTACTGGGTGTGCATAA
- a CDS encoding HEAT repeat domain-containing protein yields MKPEHIKHLIPEYQESLLEEDQILEVKKHLEQCAECRNELEQFLELERQFLNEKEVEPSPNIKASFSAMLEREKAEIQEKRTSFPYKEILKIAAAIVVLFISFEAGRLMEQKSSNEPVVVLEDSGESEQRIAMLSLITNESASKRIQGVNYFEDFEDLDEDILKVLINKMLYDENKNVRLAAVEALAKFSTSEEVKDNLITALKTENDPVIQISLIQVLVKIQEKQAVEPMKNLLQKEETEPFVKDQIKALLPSIV; encoded by the coding sequence ATGAAGCCTGAACACATAAAACATCTTATTCCGGAATACCAGGAAAGCCTCCTTGAGGAGGATCAAATTTTGGAAGTGAAGAAGCATCTTGAGCAGTGTGCAGAATGTCGAAATGAGCTTGAACAATTTCTCGAGCTAGAAAGACAGTTTTTGAACGAAAAGGAGGTAGAGCCATCGCCAAACATAAAAGCCAGTTTCTCCGCTATGTTAGAAAGAGAAAAGGCTGAAATTCAAGAAAAGAGAACCTCTTTCCCTTATAAAGAGATCCTGAAGATCGCAGCAGCAATAGTTGTTCTCTTTATCTCTTTTGAGGCAGGACGCTTAATGGAACAAAAGTCTTCTAATGAACCAGTAGTTGTCTTGGAAGATTCCGGTGAATCTGAACAGCGAATTGCAATGCTTTCCTTAATAACAAATGAGTCTGCAAGTAAACGAATCCAGGGAGTAAACTATTTTGAGGATTTTGAAGATTTAGATGAAGATATTCTGAAAGTCCTGATTAACAAGATGCTCTACGATGAGAACAAGAACGTAAGACTTGCGGCCGTGGAAGCACTGGCAAAGTTCAGTACTTCAGAAGAGGTGAAAGACAATTTAATTACCGCGTTAAAAACAGAAAATGATCCTGTTATACAGATTTCCCTTATTCAGGTTTTGGTGAAAATTCAGGAGAAACAGGCGGTAGAGCCTATGAAAAACTTACTTCAAAAGGAGGAAACAGAGCCTTTTGTGAAGGACCAGATAAAAGCATTATTACCCAGCATAGTCTAA
- a CDS encoding type III pantothenate kinase, translating to MNLVIDVGNTLIKSAVFQGDNLIKKKIALKQDFLKNIDEVLQAHPKITHVLISSVVKSTTKWEQRLREKLHVINLHQDLPQLFTNRYSTPATMGQDRIALVSAAAKLYPEENILVIDA from the coding sequence ATGAATCTGGTAATCGATGTGGGTAATACCCTTATAAAATCGGCTGTCTTTCAGGGGGATAACTTAATCAAAAAGAAAATCGCTTTAAAGCAGGATTTTTTAAAAAATATTGATGAAGTGCTGCAGGCCCATCCAAAAATCACGCATGTATTGATATCTTCGGTAGTAAAGTCTACCACAAAATGGGAACAAAGGCTCCGGGAAAAGCTCCATGTTATAAATCTCCACCAGGATCTTCCTCAACTTTTCACCAACAGGTATTCAACTCCTGCAACAATGGGGCAGGATCGCATTGCTCTGGTTTCGGCGGCGGCAAAATTGTATCCGGAAGAAAATATTTTGGTTATTGATGCTTAG
- a CDS encoding type III pantothenate kinase, which yields MLSSCVTYDFKNSKNEYFGGAISPGLHMRYKAMHTFTEKLPLLEPEEEVSLIGNSTRNSMHTGAIMGLTAEIDGMIDAYRAVIKN from the coding sequence ATGCTTAGCAGCTGTGTTACTTACGACTTTAAGAATAGTAAAAATGAATATTTTGGAGGTGCAATCTCCCCGGGCTTACATATGCGATATAAAGCCATGCATACGTTTACTGAAAAACTGCCGTTATTAGAACCGGAGGAGGAGGTTTCTCTTATTGGAAATTCTACCCGCAACAGCATGCACACAGGAGCAATTATGGGTCTTACCGCAGAAATTGACGGAATGATAGATGCTTATCGGGCTGTAATAAAGAATTAA
- a CDS encoding YjbH domain-containing protein yields the protein METKQLDFRFRLLREKKYIPAIVLGWTPPGSVSPVMAHDYLVVTKNFLTGIGNFQVTGGYGSPFVIRKNSQQEDFLKSLELREKSDYKHGNYLTGFFGGLSYMPVSFGGIMLEYDTRTFNA from the coding sequence TTGGAGACTAAGCAACTGGATTTCAGGTTTAGACTGTTGCGGGAGAAAAAATATATTCCGGCTATTGTGTTGGGTTGGACTCCACCGGGATCAGTTTCCCCGGTTATGGCTCACGATTACTTAGTGGTTACAAAAAATTTCCTTACCGGGATTGGAAACTTTCAGGTCACAGGCGGTTACGGTTCTCCTTTTGTTATCAGGAAAAATTCTCAACAGGAGGATTTTCTAAAATCCCTGGAGTTAAGGGAAAAATCAGATTATAAACATGGCAATTACCTTACGGGATTTTTTGGAGGCCTGTCTTATATGCCTGTCAGCTTCGGCGGAATAATGCTGGAATATGATACCCGAACATTTAATGCCTAG
- a CDS encoding polysaccharide biosynthesis/export family protein, whose product MKLPKFFIFSVLAVLVSSCVSGKKITYFQNIEDLQQVADASRSNLSIKPNDLLTISVSGPEPEAVMPFNLPVVGVAMGAGIEAQMRVSGTPQLQSYLVDSEGNIEFPILGTVEVAGLNRQELAAKLKQQISDYVQNPIVNVRIVNFQVSVLGEVNRPGTFTIQDEYLSLPKALGLAGDMSIYGMRENVLVMREEGGVTKSAYLDLTDANVVNSPFYYLQQNDVVYVEPNGAQKQGAAYNRNATVYISIASVLISLAILITR is encoded by the coding sequence ATGAAACTCCCCAAATTTTTTATTTTTTCGGTTTTGGCAGTGCTTGTAAGTAGCTGTGTTTCCGGGAAGAAGATCACTTATTTTCAGAACATTGAGGATTTGCAGCAGGTGGCTGATGCTTCAAGGAGCAATTTAAGTATTAAGCCAAATGACCTGCTTACGATTTCCGTTTCCGGACCCGAGCCCGAGGCTGTTATGCCTTTTAACTTACCCGTAGTGGGAGTTGCAATGGGCGCAGGAATAGAGGCACAGATGAGAGTCTCCGGAACTCCACAGTTACAAAGTTACCTGGTGGACAGTGAAGGGAATATTGAATTTCCTATTTTGGGAACGGTAGAAGTTGCAGGACTGAACCGACAGGAACTGGCGGCAAAACTGAAGCAACAAATCTCTGATTATGTGCAGAACCCTATTGTCAACGTTAGGATTGTCAACTTCCAGGTAAGTGTGTTGGGAGAAGTAAACCGTCCCGGAACTTTTACTATACAGGATGAGTATTTAAGTTTGCCAAAAGCTTTAGGCCTTGCGGGCGATATGAGCATCTACGGAATGAGGGAGAATGTGCTGGTTATGAGGGAAGAAGGCGGCGTTACTAAATCAGCTTACCTCGACCTTACCGACGCCAACGTGGTGAACTCCCCTTTTTACTACCTGCAACAGAATGATGTGGTTTATGTTGAGCCGAACGGCGCCCAAAAGCAGGGTGCAGCCTACAACAGGAATGCTACAGTTTATATTTCCATAGCCTCTGTTTTAATTTCCCTGGCTATTTTGATTACCCGATAA